A stretch of Pristiophorus japonicus isolate sPriJap1 chromosome 12, sPriJap1.hap1, whole genome shotgun sequence DNA encodes these proteins:
- the LOC139277325 gene encoding netrin-4-like isoform X1 has product MHIEAVTFLLILAACIGGRRGAAGRGPSAGSRCDGQPCNPSVGNLATGRRVRTLTTCGDNGTELYCSFPGGEDGGQPGSACGHSRCSKCNSHQLEHSHPASDMVGGSFRRRGSWWQSAGEATREEIRLDLETEFYLTHVILVFKSPRPAAMLLERSQDHGLTWRPYKYFARNCMEMFGMVDDSSWESSLCTSRYSDPQPCSKGEVIFRAMSPTNRIENPYSAAAQDILKLTNLRLRLLKQQECPCQHLEPPEKPPRYAHYAVYDLIVQGSCYCNGHAEVCQPLDRPEPWGQGTETMVHGKCVCRHNTAGDHCERCAPLYNDQPWQPGDGNTGAPNQCERCHCHGHALSCHFDANTWLALGRRSGGICHSCRHRTEGRRCQRCQPGYYRDRKKPLSALDVCKPCSCHPVGSMNSTFNRSWKCNPKSGFCYCWPGVSGPHCTDCLMGYWGFGETGCKPCDCARACDAQTGQCLGDFENEQLYNIPIGGRIPELIHIATNESGEGWSWEDEQGFSALRHSEKCVCKKTVLADAAHLCRMKYAYVIKARVLSAHDKGTHAEVNVKVKKVMKTGKVKITRGNRSIYPESWTNRGCTCPILNPGTDYLIAGHEESRMGRLLVNMNSFVTPWRASTAKRVSHTLHVSCK; this is encoded by the exons ATGCACATTGAAGCTGTCACTTTCCTCCTGATCCTGGCAGCATGCATCGGCGGCAGGCGAGGGGCAGCAG GCAGGGGGCCATCGGCAGGCTCTCGTTGCGATGGCCAGCCTTGCAATCCCTCTGTCGGTAACCTGGCGACCGGGCGGAGGGTGCGAACACTCACCACTTGCGGCGACAACGGCACGGAGCTATACTGCTCCTTCCCGGGCGGCGAGGATGGCGGGCAGCCTGGCTCGGCCTGCGGACACTCCCGGTGCTCGAAATGCAATTCCCACCAATTGGAGCACTCCCACCCGGCCTCGGACATGGTAGGCGGCTCCTTCCGGCGGCGTGGCAGCTGGTGGCAGTCGGCGGGAGAGGCGACCCGTGAGGAGATCCGGCTGGACCTGGAGACAGAGTTCTACCTGACGCACGTCATTCTGGTCTTCAAGTCACCCAGGCCGGCGGCCATGTTGCTGGAGCGGTCCCAGGACCATGGCCTCACCTGGAGGCCCTACAAGTACTTCGCCAGGAATTGCATGGAGATGTTTGGGATGGTCGACGACAGCTCGTGGGAGAGCTCTCTCTGCACCTCCAGATACTCCGATCCACAGCCCTGTTCCAAGGGTGAG GTGATATTCCGCGCCATGTCCCCAACCAACAGGATTGAAAACCCGTACAGTGCGGCGGCTCAGGACATCCTGAAACTCACCAACCTGCGGCTCCGGTTGCTAAAGCAGCAGGAGTGCCCGTGCCAGCATCTGGAACCCCCAGAGAAGCCCCCGAGGTATGCCCATTACGCAGTCTACGACCTGATTGTCCAGGGTAGCTGTTACTGCAACGGACACGCCGAGGTCTGTCAGCCATTGGACAGGCCCGAGCCATGGGGCCAGGGCACGGAGACCATG GTCCATGGGAAGTGCGTCTGCAGGCATAACACAGCGGGAGACCACTGTGAAAGGTGCGCGCCCCTCTACAATGACCAGCCCTGGCAGCCAGGGGACGGAAATACAGGGGCACCGAATCAATGTGAAA GATGCCACTGCCACGGCCATGCTCTGAGCTGCCACTTTGACGCCAACACCTGGTTGGCATTAGGCAGGCGCAGCGGAGGAATCTGCCACTCCTGCCGGCACCGCACGGAGGGACGTCGCTGCCAGCGGTGCCAACCCGGCTACTACAGAGACCGCAAGAAGCCGCTATCGGCACTGGACGTCTGCAAAC CTTGCTCTTGCCACCCTGTTGGTTCGATGAACTCGACCTTTAACAGAAGTTGGAAGTGTAACCCGAAGAGTGGATTCTGCTACTGCTGGCCTGGAGTATCCGGCCCACactgcacggactgcctgatgggGTACTGGGGCTTTGGAGAAACTGGCTGCAAACCTTGTGACTGTGCGAGAGCCTGCGATGCCCAAACCGGCCAATGTCTGGGCGA TTTTGAAAATGAACAACTTTACAATATTCCCATTGGTGGACGAATTCCCGAACTGATTCACATTGCAACCAATGAGAGTGGGGAGGGATGGAGCTGGGAAGATGAGCAAGGATTCTCAGCACTTCGACATTCAG AGAAGTGTGTCTGCAAGAAGACGGTGCTGGCCGATGCCGCCCATTTATGTCGGATGAAGTACGCGTACG TCATCAAGGCAAGAGTCCTTTCCGCTCATGACAAAGGAACCCACGCTGAGGTTAACGTCAAAGTGAAGAAGGTGATGAAAACCGGGAAAGTGAAAATCACCCGTGGCAACCGGAGCATTTACCCCGAGTCGTGGACCAATCGGGGCTGCACGTGTCCAATACTCAATCCTG GCACGGATTACCTGATCGCGGGTCACGAGGAGAGCCGAATGGGCCGACTGCTGGTCAACATGAACAGCTTTGTCACGCCGTGGCGGGCGAGCACAGCCAAACGGGTCTCTCACACCCTGCACGTCAGCTGCaagtga
- the LOC139277325 gene encoding netrin-4-like isoform X2, translating into MHIEAVTFLLILAACIGGRRGAAGRGPSAGSRCDGQPCNPSVGNLATGRRVRTLTTCGDNGTELYCSFPGGEDGGQPGSACGHSRCSKCNSHQLEHSHPASDMVGGSFRRRGSWWQSAGEATREEIRLDLETEFYLTHVILVFKSPRPAAMLLERSQDHGLTWRPYKYFARNCMEMFGMVDDSSWESSLCTSRYSDPQPCSKGEVIFRAMSPTNRIENPYSAAAQDILKLTNLRLRLLKQQECPCQHLEPPEKPPRYAHYAVYDLIVQGSCYCNGHAEVCQPLDRPEPWGQGTETMVHGKCVCRHNTAGDHCERCAPLYNDQPWQPGDGNTGAPNQCERCHCHGHALSCHFDANTWLALGRRSGGICHSCRHRTEGRRCQRCQPGYYRDRKKPLSALDVCKPCSCHPVGSMNSTFNRSWKCNPKSGFCYCWPGVSGPHCTDCLMGYWGFGETGCKPCDCARACDAQTGQCLGDFENEQLYNIPIGGRIPELIHIATNESGEGWSWEDEQGFSALRHSEKCVCKKTVLADAAHLCRMKYAYVIKARVLSAHDKGTHAEVNVKVKKVMKTGKVKITRGNRSIYPESWTNRGCTCPILNPDALLSPGERRDQF; encoded by the exons ATGCACATTGAAGCTGTCACTTTCCTCCTGATCCTGGCAGCATGCATCGGCGGCAGGCGAGGGGCAGCAG GCAGGGGGCCATCGGCAGGCTCTCGTTGCGATGGCCAGCCTTGCAATCCCTCTGTCGGTAACCTGGCGACCGGGCGGAGGGTGCGAACACTCACCACTTGCGGCGACAACGGCACGGAGCTATACTGCTCCTTCCCGGGCGGCGAGGATGGCGGGCAGCCTGGCTCGGCCTGCGGACACTCCCGGTGCTCGAAATGCAATTCCCACCAATTGGAGCACTCCCACCCGGCCTCGGACATGGTAGGCGGCTCCTTCCGGCGGCGTGGCAGCTGGTGGCAGTCGGCGGGAGAGGCGACCCGTGAGGAGATCCGGCTGGACCTGGAGACAGAGTTCTACCTGACGCACGTCATTCTGGTCTTCAAGTCACCCAGGCCGGCGGCCATGTTGCTGGAGCGGTCCCAGGACCATGGCCTCACCTGGAGGCCCTACAAGTACTTCGCCAGGAATTGCATGGAGATGTTTGGGATGGTCGACGACAGCTCGTGGGAGAGCTCTCTCTGCACCTCCAGATACTCCGATCCACAGCCCTGTTCCAAGGGTGAG GTGATATTCCGCGCCATGTCCCCAACCAACAGGATTGAAAACCCGTACAGTGCGGCGGCTCAGGACATCCTGAAACTCACCAACCTGCGGCTCCGGTTGCTAAAGCAGCAGGAGTGCCCGTGCCAGCATCTGGAACCCCCAGAGAAGCCCCCGAGGTATGCCCATTACGCAGTCTACGACCTGATTGTCCAGGGTAGCTGTTACTGCAACGGACACGCCGAGGTCTGTCAGCCATTGGACAGGCCCGAGCCATGGGGCCAGGGCACGGAGACCATG GTCCATGGGAAGTGCGTCTGCAGGCATAACACAGCGGGAGACCACTGTGAAAGGTGCGCGCCCCTCTACAATGACCAGCCCTGGCAGCCAGGGGACGGAAATACAGGGGCACCGAATCAATGTGAAA GATGCCACTGCCACGGCCATGCTCTGAGCTGCCACTTTGACGCCAACACCTGGTTGGCATTAGGCAGGCGCAGCGGAGGAATCTGCCACTCCTGCCGGCACCGCACGGAGGGACGTCGCTGCCAGCGGTGCCAACCCGGCTACTACAGAGACCGCAAGAAGCCGCTATCGGCACTGGACGTCTGCAAAC CTTGCTCTTGCCACCCTGTTGGTTCGATGAACTCGACCTTTAACAGAAGTTGGAAGTGTAACCCGAAGAGTGGATTCTGCTACTGCTGGCCTGGAGTATCCGGCCCACactgcacggactgcctgatgggGTACTGGGGCTTTGGAGAAACTGGCTGCAAACCTTGTGACTGTGCGAGAGCCTGCGATGCCCAAACCGGCCAATGTCTGGGCGA TTTTGAAAATGAACAACTTTACAATATTCCCATTGGTGGACGAATTCCCGAACTGATTCACATTGCAACCAATGAGAGTGGGGAGGGATGGAGCTGGGAAGATGAGCAAGGATTCTCAGCACTTCGACATTCAG AGAAGTGTGTCTGCAAGAAGACGGTGCTGGCCGATGCCGCCCATTTATGTCGGATGAAGTACGCGTACG TCATCAAGGCAAGAGTCCTTTCCGCTCATGACAAAGGAACCCACGCTGAGGTTAACGTCAAAGTGAAGAAGGTGATGAAAACCGGGAAAGTGAAAATCACCCGTGGCAACCGGAGCATTTACCCCGAGTCGTGGACCAATCGGGGCTGCACGTGTCCAATACTCAATCCTG